One stretch of Zingiber officinale cultivar Zhangliang chromosome 6B, Zo_v1.1, whole genome shotgun sequence DNA includes these proteins:
- the LOC121990636 gene encoding late embryogenesis abundant protein At5g17165-like, whose amino-acid sequence MATYWAGRSIAEGSLGKRFLHQIRAASPLPAVSVASPVISSGIRALHESSYDKNVDEHVRPCVVPDYVIDGGSSDKYWGPHPTTGVFGPADDGGASAAGIGGKAAAATGISGSSEVKKTVWFRLEEGVDKAPYA is encoded by the exons ATGGCAACCTACTGGGCGGGACGATCGATAGCCGAAGGAAGCCTCGGGAAGCGATTCCTCCACCAGATCCGTGCCGCTTCGCCCCTCCCCGCCGTCTCCGTCGCCTCTCCGGTGATTTCTTCCGG GATCCGGGCGCTGCACGAGTCGTCGTACGACAAGAACGTGGACGAGCACGTGCGGCCGTGCGTGGTGCCGGACTATGTAATCGACGGCGGAAGCTCTGACAAGTACTGGGGGCCACACCCCACCACCGGCGTCTTTGGCCCGGCTGATGACGGCGGCGCCTCCGCGGCCGGTATCGGCGGGAAGGCAGCGGCCGCCACAGGGATCAGTGGCTCATCCGAGGTGAAGAAGACCGTGTGGTTCCGCCTGGAAGAGGGCGTCGACAAGGCTCCCTACGCCTGA